A single window of Sphingobacterium sp. ML3W DNA harbors:
- a CDS encoding PASTA domain-containing protein, which produces MSKILQYLRTNTFRNNLLIAIGFVAAIFLFIYLGLKVYTKHDESIDVPLVKGLHINAAITALENANLEYQIDSVYQMDTKPGLVIEQDPEAKFHVKSGRTIYLTIITEVAPEIAFPKIKDKTLIEASSILKNHNLRIGDTTYIADIARDIVLDAQFAGQSIRDGRMIPKGSKIDLILGNGQGANEVQIPNLSGLTVAEARFALQGIGLSLGTVTYDIGVSDTSTARVITQSPGLEVGITSIGAKIDLTLSNSIPVTTTP; this is translated from the coding sequence ATGTCAAAGATATTACAATATTTAAGAACGAATACGTTTAGAAACAACCTTCTTATTGCCATCGGATTTGTTGCAGCAATTTTTCTATTTATATATTTAGGCTTAAAGGTTTATACGAAACATGATGAATCAATCGATGTGCCCCTTGTAAAAGGCCTGCATATTAACGCCGCTATTACAGCTTTGGAAAATGCTAATTTGGAGTATCAAATTGACTCTGTATATCAAATGGATACTAAACCAGGTTTAGTAATTGAACAAGATCCAGAGGCAAAATTTCATGTTAAAAGCGGCCGTACCATCTACCTGACAATTATTACGGAGGTAGCACCGGAGATTGCATTTCCTAAAATTAAGGACAAGACATTAATTGAGGCCTCTTCTATACTAAAAAATCATAATTTGCGTATAGGTGATACCACTTACATCGCCGATATCGCAAGGGATATTGTTTTAGATGCACAATTTGCGGGACAGTCAATCCGTGATGGTAGAATGATTCCAAAAGGATCAAAAATAGATTTAATTCTAGGTAATGGACAAGGTGCCAATGAAGTACAGATACCAAACTTATCTGGCTTAACTGTAGCAGAAGCAAGGTTTGCTTTACAGGGTATCGGTTTATCACTAGGAACAGTGACTTATGATATTGGAGTTTCAGATACGAGCACTGCTCGAGTCATTACGCAATCACCTGGTTTGGAAGTAGGTATTACCAGTATAGGTGCAAAAATAGACCTGACACTATCGAATAGCATTCCAGTAACAACAACTCCCTAA
- a CDS encoding dihydrofolate reductase, with translation MSKLKITLIVAATDNNVIGKGNKMPWHLPNDLKYFKKNTLEHSVVMGRKTFESIGKPLPDRRNIILTRDMTAKSDEVDIANSFQEVLNYCRDEREIFIIGGGEIFKQTLPFADRVLLTRLHTTIDGDAYFPELPAHEWTLESEDKHEKDEKHAFDYSFQVYVRK, from the coding sequence ATGAGCAAACTAAAAATAACATTAATCGTAGCCGCTACTGATAACAATGTAATCGGCAAAGGAAATAAAATGCCTTGGCATTTACCCAATGATCTGAAGTATTTCAAAAAAAACACATTAGAACATAGTGTTGTAATGGGTAGAAAAACTTTTGAATCTATAGGAAAACCACTTCCTGATCGTAGAAATATCATCCTAACACGCGACATGACAGCAAAATCAGATGAGGTCGATATCGCCAATAGCTTTCAAGAAGTATTGAATTATTGTAGAGATGAAAGAGAAATTTTTATCATTGGTGGAGGTGAGATTTTTAAACAAACTTTACCATTTGCCGATAGAGTACTACTCACGCGACTGCATACTACGATTGATGGAGATGCATACTTTCCTGAATTACCAGCTCATGAATGGACATTAGAAAGTGAAGACAAACATGAGAAAGATGAAAAACATGCTTTTGACTACAGTTTTCAGGTATATGTAAGAAAATAA
- a CDS encoding serine hydrolase, with protein sequence MDTVYLEKLLQGHPELFRHILDHPTKNEVQILYTQIDRDKNNIPHFTSYSYRLNPNWYFYPASTVKLPTAILALEKINELNITGLSKDTPLRIDSAYEKQTTVLRDESAANGLPSVAQYIKKILLTSDNDAQNRLYEFIGRAELNRKLKKHGTKYSRIVNRLAIGDKGIWAKHTNPVTFYQNQKTIYHQTAQFDPKDYPILLQNTIQGVGYMNDKDEIVNEPWSFEGLNVYPLEDQQLVLKKLLFPEAFNREDRFRLTKEDYALIYDYMSRYPFESDYPNYDTNEFWPAYSKLLFYGRDKNALIDANVRIFNKYGDSYGYNIDNAYIVDFENGVEYLLAVVIQSNENGIYNDGVYEYETVTYPFLKNIGQLIYQEELKRSKKFKPNLAKFDFRK encoded by the coding sequence ATGGACACTGTTTACCTTGAAAAATTACTGCAAGGTCATCCTGAGCTGTTTCGACATATTTTAGATCACCCGACTAAAAATGAAGTTCAAATTCTTTATACACAGATTGATCGGGACAAAAACAATATTCCTCATTTTACATCCTATAGCTACAGATTAAATCCGAATTGGTACTTCTACCCTGCTAGTACCGTGAAATTACCTACAGCTATCTTAGCTTTAGAAAAAATAAATGAGTTAAACATAACTGGATTATCAAAAGACACGCCGTTACGTATCGACTCAGCTTATGAAAAACAAACAACTGTACTGCGCGATGAGTCTGCCGCCAATGGACTTCCTTCTGTAGCACAATACATCAAAAAAATTTTACTGACCAGTGATAATGATGCGCAAAATAGGCTCTATGAATTTATTGGTCGTGCTGAGCTCAATCGTAAATTAAAAAAACATGGAACCAAATATAGTCGAATAGTTAACAGATTAGCAATTGGGGATAAAGGTATCTGGGCTAAACATACCAATCCTGTTACTTTCTACCAAAATCAAAAAACCATCTATCATCAGACAGCGCAATTTGACCCAAAGGATTATCCTATTCTGCTTCAAAATACAATTCAGGGTGTCGGCTATATGAATGATAAGGATGAAATTGTTAATGAGCCCTGGAGTTTTGAAGGCCTCAATGTTTACCCACTAGAAGATCAACAATTGGTCTTGAAAAAGCTACTTTTCCCAGAGGCATTCAATCGTGAAGACAGATTCAGATTAACAAAAGAAGACTATGCTCTTATATATGATTATATGTCAAGGTATCCATTTGAATCTGATTATCCGAATTACGACACGAACGAATTTTGGCCTGCGTATAGTAAATTACTTTTTTACGGTCGAGATAAAAATGCTTTAATAGACGCTAATGTGCGCATTTTCAATAAATATGGCGATTCATATGGCTACAACATTGACAATGCCTATATCGTTGATTTTGAAAATGGTGTTGAATATTTATTAGCAGTAGTTATTCAATCTAATGAAAATGGTATATATAATGACGGAGTTTATGAATATGAAACCGTCACCTATCCATTTCTGAAAAATATCGGTCAGCTTATCTATCAAGAGGAGCTGAAGAGAAGTAAAAAATTTAAACCCAATCTCGCTAAGTTCGACTTTAGAAAATAA
- a CDS encoding D-alanine--D-alanine ligase, producing MKTKIALITGGYTGEAEVSFKSSAFVYSQLDQDKYDIYQITITQDSWFYVSDSGIKVPINKENFTLALDNSIIKFDLAFIMVHGSPGEDGRLQSYFDLVGMPYSSCDALTSALTMNKGYTKAILADISDLYLAKSVLLFEAQRAEGVALVEEKLALPYFVKPNAGGSSIGMTKVKVAEELKEAIDKAFDAENTGSQVIVEEFVHGREFSEGIYRNIDGELIVLPATEVKTTREFFDFEAKYIPGLTEEITPASLNEEQQVRISKILKEVYVRLNCKGMVRIDFFLENDSDKFYFIEINTIPGQTPQSFIPQQVRAAGITEQEFYGELIEVALKR from the coding sequence ATGAAAACAAAAATAGCATTAATAACTGGAGGTTATACAGGCGAAGCAGAAGTTTCTTTCAAAAGTTCTGCATTTGTCTACTCGCAGCTGGATCAAGATAAGTATGATATCTATCAAATTACTATTACTCAGGATTCTTGGTTTTATGTGAGTGATTCTGGAATTAAGGTTCCGATAAACAAAGAAAATTTTACTTTAGCGCTTGATAATAGCATCATAAAATTTGATTTAGCATTTATTATGGTTCATGGTTCCCCTGGTGAAGATGGTCGATTACAAAGCTATTTTGATTTAGTGGGCATGCCCTACTCATCATGCGATGCACTTACTTCAGCTCTAACGATGAATAAGGGCTATACAAAAGCTATTCTAGCAGACATCAGTGATTTGTACCTCGCAAAATCTGTCTTGTTATTTGAAGCGCAGCGCGCTGAAGGTGTTGCTCTTGTAGAAGAGAAATTAGCGTTGCCGTATTTTGTCAAACCAAATGCTGGTGGTAGTAGTATTGGCATGACGAAGGTAAAAGTAGCAGAAGAATTAAAAGAAGCTATTGATAAGGCATTTGATGCTGAAAATACAGGAAGTCAAGTTATTGTTGAAGAATTCGTTCATGGTCGTGAATTTTCTGAAGGTATTTATCGGAATATTGATGGTGAATTGATTGTACTTCCTGCGACGGAAGTTAAAACTACACGTGAGTTTTTTGATTTTGAGGCAAAATATATTCCAGGTTTAACGGAAGAAATAACTCCTGCAAGCCTAAATGAAGAGCAACAAGTACGCATATCTAAGATACTGAAGGAAGTATATGTGCGATTGAATTGTAAAGGAATGGTCCGTATTGATTTCTTTTTGGAAAACGATTCAGATAAGTTTTATTTTATTGAAATCAATACAATACCAGGACAAACGCCGCAGAGTTTTATTCCGCAACAAGTAAGAGCGGCAGGTATAACAGAACAGGAGTTTTATGGGGAATTAATTGAAGTTGCTCTGAAAAGATAA